Proteins encoded within one genomic window of Dyadobacter chenhuakuii:
- a CDS encoding RNA polymerase sigma factor, translating into MDKTQVLAAGVNHMESDQNLQNPPYEHNAGSDENAALTQWALLQKQDATAFECIYKTYARLLHNYGYRLVADKELVKDTVQDLFVQLWNNAPTLPAVASVKAYLIVALRRELLRRITRQRKFVNQEAELAEASAEDQLIEAQAGEMISDGLSKFIEKLPTRQREIIFLKYYSGLSTEEIAAAMDLTSGSVYKLVYKALDSLKALTSDWKTLWIFLLIALQFLLLESDIGQF; encoded by the coding sequence TTGGACAAAACGCAGGTTTTGGCTGCGGGGGTGAATCATATGGAATCAGATCAGAACTTGCAAAATCCGCCTTACGAGCACAATGCGGGTTCTGATGAAAATGCGGCCCTGACCCAGTGGGCGCTTCTCCAAAAACAGGATGCTACCGCATTCGAATGCATTTACAAAACTTACGCTCGACTGCTTCACAACTATGGTTACCGCCTCGTTGCCGACAAAGAACTCGTCAAAGATACCGTGCAGGATCTGTTTGTCCAGCTTTGGAATAATGCGCCTACACTGCCTGCGGTTGCTTCCGTAAAAGCATATCTGATCGTTGCCTTGCGCCGGGAACTGCTGCGGCGGATCACCCGTCAGCGCAAGTTTGTGAACCAGGAAGCCGAACTTGCCGAAGCGTCGGCGGAAGATCAGCTGATCGAGGCACAAGCAGGCGAAATGATTTCCGATGGATTATCTAAGTTTATCGAAAAACTGCCCACACGCCAGCGGGAAATCATTTTCCTGAAATATTACAGCGGCCTTTCCACCGAGGAGATCGCCGCGGCCATGGACCTTACTTCCGGCTCGGTTTATAAGCTGGTTTACAAAGCATTAGACAGTCTCAAAGCACTTACTTCCGACTGGAAAACGCTCTGGATTTTCCTGCTTATTGCCCTTCAATTTTTATTGCTCGAATCGGATATTGGTCAGTTTTAA
- a CDS encoding FecR family protein, with translation MPSYEHFASQDFVADDAFINWVTNPSETTDAFWQQWLLQHPHKRKDVEAAARIVRELSVQTNVFDEEALQANWERIRYKTIAAQETGKVVAFPRRWLAIAASVTILILAGIGVWQNSKSVQYATGYGEVKTVTLADGSEVTLNGNSRISFVNGFFNRKVSLTGEALFKVKKVRTLSQQVAFKVQADRVLVNVLGTTFNVSNRRENVEVMLVEGKVRLDLEGQGSGEVMLDPGQKATISNTAHALVKSSADPEKHIAWLHNELIYNGEDLRTVFQNLEDGFGIKTRVTRPEILKKRFTGSVSTDSIQNFYNQLETIYHLQVEPEAGGYLVK, from the coding sequence ATGCCATCTTACGAGCATTTTGCCAGCCAGGATTTTGTGGCCGACGATGCCTTTATAAATTGGGTTACCAATCCATCCGAAACCACTGATGCCTTCTGGCAGCAGTGGCTTTTGCAGCATCCGCACAAGCGGAAAGATGTGGAAGCGGCCGCCCGGATCGTGCGGGAGCTCAGCGTCCAGACCAATGTTTTCGATGAAGAAGCGTTGCAGGCGAACTGGGAACGGATCAGATACAAAACGATTGCCGCTCAGGAAACAGGCAAAGTAGTTGCATTTCCACGCCGCTGGCTTGCGATTGCGGCAAGTGTAACGATCTTAATTCTGGCGGGGATCGGCGTGTGGCAAAACAGCAAATCTGTTCAATATGCGACGGGTTACGGCGAGGTGAAAACGGTGACCCTGGCGGATGGTTCCGAAGTGACATTGAACGGGAATTCCAGGATTTCATTTGTGAATGGCTTCTTTAACAGAAAAGTCAGCCTGACGGGCGAAGCATTGTTTAAAGTAAAAAAAGTCCGGACACTGAGTCAGCAAGTGGCATTTAAAGTGCAGGCCGACAGGGTACTGGTAAATGTGCTCGGGACAACTTTCAATGTGAGCAACCGCCGCGAAAATGTGGAAGTAATGCTTGTGGAAGGCAAGGTGCGGCTGGATCTGGAAGGACAGGGATCCGGGGAGGTTATGCTCGATCCCGGCCAGAAAGCGACGATTTCGAACACTGCGCATGCACTCGTAAAATCCAGTGCGGATCCTGAAAAACATATCGCCTGGTTGCATAATGAGCTCATTTACAATGGTGAAGATTTGCGAACCGTGTTTCAAAATCTGGAAGATGGTTTTGGAATAAAAACCAGGGTAACCCGTCCTGAAATATTGAAAAAGCGTTTTACGGGTTCCGTTTCAACAGATTCAATCCAAAATTTTTACAATCAGCTTGAAACGATCTACCATTTGCAGGTTGAGCCGGAGGCAGGCGGTTATCTGGTCAAATAA